The following are encoded in a window of Fibrobacter sp. UWP2 genomic DNA:
- the cmk gene encoding (d)CMP kinase has product MASSSEHFVIALDGGSGTGKSTTAKIVAKTLGITYLDTGAMYRAVTFAALEKGLPAEEGPAMDELLKDLKLSFDSENHILINGVSHEQEIRGMRVSSNVSIYCALPSVRKAMTEKQREIGASSSCILDGRDIGTVVFPNAKYKFFMVTDVKVRAERRYKELLEKGEKVTLEEVLQNLVERDRLDSSRANAPLKKADDAIEIDTTHISIQQQVQKILDYVGVVAQS; this is encoded by the coding sequence ATGGCTTCATCAAGTGAGCATTTTGTTATAGCCCTCGACGGCGGATCGGGTACCGGCAAAAGTACGACGGCCAAGATTGTGGCCAAGACTCTCGGTATTACCTACCTCGACACGGGCGCCATGTACCGCGCGGTGACGTTTGCCGCCCTCGAGAAGGGACTACCGGCCGAGGAAGGACCCGCCATGGACGAACTGCTCAAGGACCTCAAGCTCTCGTTTGACTCCGAAAACCACATTTTGATCAACGGAGTTTCGCATGAGCAGGAAATTCGCGGTATGCGCGTTTCGAGCAACGTGAGCATCTACTGCGCCCTCCCGTCGGTCCGCAAGGCCATGACCGAAAAGCAGAGGGAGATTGGCGCCTCTTCCAGTTGCATCCTGGACGGCCGCGACATCGGCACGGTTGTGTTCCCCAATGCCAAGTACAAGTTTTTTATGGTGACGGACGTGAAGGTCCGTGCCGAACGCCGCTACAAGGAACTCCTTGAAAAAGGCGAAAAGGTTACTCTCGAAGAAGTTCTCCAGAACCTGGTCGAACGCGACCGCCTGGATTCTTCGCGCGCGAACGCCCCTCTCAAAAAGGCGGACGACGCTATAGAAATTGACACTACACACATCTCAATCCAACAACAGGTCCAAAAGATTCTCGACTACGTAGGTGTAGTGGCGCAGTCCTGA
- a CDS encoding 30S ribosomal protein S1, with amino-acid sequence MSQNIKFGTQEDLEEILAAQGECSPDFRKQNADIYAGMDCLEQGKVVTGKISQVNDQEVLIDVNYKSEGVIDRAEFKDTDSLEIGSEIEVYVEKLEDEDGRLILSKQRADFARVWERIRVAFENNEVVRGKLTKRIKGGVVVDLFGIDAFLPGSQIDLRQIPDINALIDQEFDLKVIKVNKARRNIVVSRRVVLEEERNKQRGDVLETLEKGQVRKGIVKNITDFGAFIDLGGVDGLLHITDMSYKRINHPTEMVQLGQEVEVMVLDFNEKKERISLGMKQLKPHPWKDIAERYPEGAIVKGKVVSITDYGAFVELDSGVEGLIHVSEMSWTQHVKHPSKILTVGQEVEAVVLKVEEDAERISLGMKQLESDPWDSIEQELPPGARVVGEIRNIASFGAFVEIKEGVDGLIHVSDMSWTKKITHPNEMVKKGDKVECVVLAVDKEKRRISLSMKHLTEDPWDSIETTFPVDSEVKGKIVRMLDRGVVVEMSEGIEGFIPVSKLTAEYIKVPADAFKVGDEVPAVVTEIDQNNRKIYLSVVDYFKNRESAELKAWMDSHKPGENGTTIGEATAPAKKKATKKKAEKPAEEAAAEEAK; translated from the coding sequence ATGTCTCAAAACATCAAATTCGGAACACAAGAAGATCTCGAAGAAATCCTCGCTGCCCAGGGCGAATGCTCCCCGGACTTCCGCAAGCAGAACGCCGACATCTATGCCGGTATGGACTGCCTGGAACAGGGCAAGGTCGTGACCGGCAAGATCAGCCAGGTCAATGATCAGGAAGTGCTCATCGACGTGAACTACAAGTCCGAAGGCGTGATTGACCGCGCCGAATTCAAGGACACGGATTCTCTCGAAATCGGTTCTGAAATCGAAGTTTATGTTGAAAAGCTCGAAGATGAAGACGGTCGTCTCATCCTCTCGAAGCAGCGCGCCGACTTCGCCCGCGTGTGGGAACGCATCCGCGTTGCCTTCGAAAACAACGAAGTCGTTCGTGGCAAGCTCACGAAGCGCATCAAGGGCGGCGTGGTTGTCGACCTCTTCGGTATCGACGCCTTCTTGCCGGGTTCCCAGATCGACCTCCGTCAGATCCCGGACATCAACGCCCTCATCGACCAGGAATTCGACCTCAAGGTCATCAAGGTCAACAAGGCCCGTCGCAACATCGTCGTGTCCCGCCGCGTCGTTCTCGAAGAAGAACGCAACAAGCAGCGTGGCGACGTTCTCGAAACTCTCGAGAAGGGTCAGGTCCGCAAGGGTATCGTCAAGAACATCACCGACTTCGGTGCGTTCATCGACCTTGGCGGCGTAGACGGCCTCCTCCACATCACCGACATGAGCTACAAGCGCATCAACCACCCGACCGAAATGGTCCAGCTTGGCCAGGAAGTCGAAGTCATGGTTCTTGACTTCAACGAGAAGAAGGAACGTATCTCTCTCGGCATGAAGCAGCTCAAGCCGCATCCGTGGAAGGACATCGCCGAACGCTACCCCGAAGGCGCTATCGTCAAGGGCAAGGTCGTGTCCATTACCGATTACGGTGCATTCGTCGAACTGGATTCTGGCGTCGAAGGCCTCATCCACGTTTCCGAAATGTCCTGGACGCAGCATGTCAAGCACCCGTCCAAAATCCTCACCGTCGGTCAGGAAGTGGAAGCCGTGGTGCTCAAGGTCGAAGAAGATGCAGAACGCATTTCTCTTGGCATGAAGCAGCTCGAAAGCGATCCGTGGGATTCCATTGAACAGGAACTTCCTCCGGGCGCCCGCGTGGTTGGTGAAATCCGCAACATCGCTTCCTTCGGCGCCTTCGTCGAAATCAAGGAAGGTGTTGATGGCCTCATCCACGTGTCCGACATGAGCTGGACCAAGAAGATCACCCACCCGAACGAAATGGTCAAGAAGGGAGACAAGGTCGAGTGCGTTGTGCTCGCCGTCGATAAGGAAAAGCGTCGCATTTCCCTCTCCATGAAGCACCTCACCGAAGACCCGTGGGATTCTATTGAAACCACGTTCCCGGTGGACTCCGAAGTGAAGGGCAAGATTGTGCGTATGCTCGATCGCGGTGTCGTCGTCGAAATGAGCGAAGGCATCGAAGGCTTCATCCCGGTCTCCAAGCTCACCGCTGAATACATCAAGGTTCCTGCCGATGCATTCAAGGTTGGCGACGAAGTCCCGGCTGTTGTCACCGAAATCGACCAGAACAACCGCAAGATCTACCTCTCTGTGGTGGACTACTTCAAGAACCGTGAATCCGCCGAGCTCAAGGCTTGGATGGACTCTCACAAGCCGGGCGAAAACGGCACCACCATTGGTGAAGCCACCGCCCCCGCCAAGAAGAAGGCCACTAAGAAGAAGGCTGAAAAGCCGGCTGAAGAAGCCGCTGCTGAAGAAGCCAAGTAA
- a CDS encoding phosphopantothenate--cysteine ligase family flavoprotein has product MNLAGKKILLGVSGGIAAYKSCELLRLLQKKGAEVRVCMTESATQFVAPLTFASLSKCPVYLKSGAVEARPFQHIDFPRWADLYLVVPATANAIGKFACGIADDPVSLCFMSCNCPRFIAPAMNVAMYNSPAVKRNLEALRGFENTTVLESPAGELACGEVGQGRLLEPAEIVKWLEANSVILSVAHCAESKDLPAVPKAPEPPAFPVAQDIEPTLDKTLPGYGKKVLITAGRTEEAIDPVRYISNRSSGKTAVAIAATFLASGFDVSVVAGPMEAEFPGGVHVTRVKSACDMHAAVLAQAKDADVLVHCAAVADYRPKAPANEKIKDSRSQLVLELVPNPNILRDCTAARLEGRAKPSQVIVGFALETDHFKEHAAEKLQKSGADALLLNAPVASGSGFGFDDVRYALVRPGADIPEMKLGSKVDLAQEIVDFAKGKLDGRI; this is encoded by the coding sequence ATGAACCTTGCTGGAAAGAAAATCCTTCTGGGTGTCTCGGGTGGTATCGCGGCTTACAAGAGTTGCGAACTTTTGCGCCTACTCCAAAAGAAGGGCGCCGAAGTGCGTGTTTGCATGACCGAGTCGGCGACGCAGTTTGTGGCGCCTCTGACGTTTGCCTCCCTCTCCAAGTGCCCGGTGTACCTCAAGAGCGGCGCCGTGGAGGCGCGGCCTTTCCAGCACATTGACTTTCCGCGGTGGGCGGACCTTTACCTGGTTGTCCCTGCGACCGCGAACGCTATCGGGAAATTTGCCTGCGGTATCGCCGACGACCCGGTGAGCCTCTGCTTTATGAGCTGCAACTGCCCGCGCTTTATTGCCCCAGCCATGAACGTTGCGATGTACAACAGCCCCGCCGTAAAGCGCAACCTGGAGGCGCTCCGCGGCTTCGAAAATACGACCGTGCTCGAATCGCCCGCGGGTGAACTCGCCTGTGGTGAAGTGGGGCAGGGAAGGCTCCTTGAACCCGCAGAGATTGTGAAGTGGCTGGAAGCGAACAGTGTCATCCTGAGCGTAGCGCATTGCGCGGAGTCGAAGGATCTCCCTGCCGTGCCCAAAGCCCCCGAACCGCCCGCGTTTCCTGTCGCGCAGGACATCGAACCGACTTTAGACAAGACTCTCCCCGGTTACGGCAAGAAGGTGCTCATCACTGCGGGCCGTACCGAAGAGGCGATTGACCCGGTGCGCTATATAAGCAACCGCAGCAGCGGAAAGACTGCAGTTGCCATCGCCGCGACCTTCCTTGCAAGCGGTTTCGATGTCAGCGTTGTCGCGGGGCCAATGGAGGCGGAGTTCCCGGGCGGGGTGCATGTGACCCGCGTAAAGAGTGCCTGCGACATGCATGCGGCGGTGCTTGCGCAGGCTAAGGACGCCGATGTGCTGGTGCATTGTGCCGCCGTGGCCGACTACCGCCCCAAGGCTCCCGCCAACGAAAAGATCAAGGACAGCCGAAGCCAGCTTGTGCTGGAACTCGTGCCGAATCCGAACATTTTGCGCGACTGTACTGCTGCCCGCCTTGAGGGGCGCGCCAAACCGTCGCAGGTCATTGTGGGCTTTGCCCTGGAGACGGACCACTTTAAGGAGCACGCTGCCGAAAAACTCCAAAAGAGCGGCGCCGACGCCCTTTTGCTCAATGCCCCCGTGGCAAGCGGCAGCGGCTTTGGGTTTGATGATGTTCGCTATGCGCTGGTGCGCCCTGGCGCCGATATCCCCGAGATGAAGCTGGGGAGCAAGGTGGACTTGGCGCAAGAAATAGTAGATTTTGCGAAGGGAAAACTCGATGGCAGAATTTGA
- the dnaB gene encoding replicative DNA helicase — MPDFNNEQPMYENRPIPVDEQAERYLLGGILRDPNVMETLATAIPSDDFFFFERHRLVWHAMTQLFRMASPIDVLTLSAELEKEGKIQKCGGREYIFDLMDAVASSANVEWNVQHLRSKYVLRQLIKASDDTIKKSLDASIAPEEVLQDAEKTIFAIADQQVRKSLLPIEKFVTPLLDRLTNRKEGITGIPTGLTELDELTNGLQDSDLIILAARPGVGKTSFALTIAANAAIDYNRKVAFFSLEMDGVQLAQRLLCSRARVDQSKLRSGKLNRDEMNQIIAKVAPINQSPLYVDDNADLGIMELMSKARELKRKDQLDMLIVDYLQLMKTGGEENRAVAIGAISRGLKILAKELHIPVIALAQLSRKVEEKGRDRPQLSDLRESGSIEQDADMVWFVERPYVRTHKDEDYNKAELIVAKHRNGSVKDIPLYFEPNITTFFNAINDGGAGGEGDEYQYDDGGDMGATGFGDFG; from the coding sequence ATGCCTGATTTTAATAATGAACAGCCGATGTACGAGAATCGGCCTATTCCGGTCGACGAGCAAGCGGAACGCTACCTGCTCGGCGGAATTTTGCGTGATCCGAACGTAATGGAAACTCTCGCTACGGCGATTCCCTCGGATGATTTTTTCTTTTTTGAACGCCACCGTTTGGTTTGGCATGCGATGACCCAGCTTTTCCGCATGGCGAGCCCGATAGATGTTTTGACCCTCTCTGCCGAATTGGAGAAAGAGGGCAAAATCCAAAAGTGCGGTGGTCGCGAATACATCTTTGACCTGATGGACGCCGTTGCCTCCTCGGCCAACGTGGAATGGAACGTCCAGCATCTGCGCAGCAAGTACGTGCTGCGCCAGTTGATCAAGGCTTCTGACGATACCATCAAAAAGTCCTTGGATGCCTCCATCGCTCCCGAAGAAGTGCTGCAGGATGCCGAAAAGACCATCTTTGCCATTGCCGACCAGCAGGTAAGGAAGTCGTTGCTGCCGATCGAGAAGTTCGTGACGCCGCTCCTGGACCGTTTGACCAACCGCAAGGAAGGGATTACGGGTATCCCGACGGGGCTTACGGAGTTGGACGAACTCACCAACGGCCTGCAGGATTCGGACCTCATTATTTTGGCGGCACGCCCCGGCGTGGGCAAGACCTCGTTTGCCCTGACCATCGCCGCGAACGCCGCTATTGACTACAACCGCAAGGTTGCATTCTTTAGCCTTGAAATGGACGGCGTGCAGCTTGCCCAGCGTTTGCTGTGCTCTCGTGCCCGTGTGGACCAAAGCAAGCTCCGTTCTGGCAAACTCAACCGCGACGAGATGAACCAGATTATCGCGAAGGTCGCCCCCATCAACCAGTCCCCGCTGTATGTGGACGACAATGCCGACCTCGGCATTATGGAACTCATGAGCAAGGCGCGCGAACTCAAGCGCAAGGACCAGCTTGACATGCTCATCGTGGACTACCTGCAGCTAATGAAGACGGGTGGCGAAGAAAACCGCGCCGTGGCCATTGGCGCCATTTCGCGCGGCCTCAAGATTTTGGCGAAGGAACTGCACATCCCGGTCATTGCGCTTGCCCAGCTTAGCCGTAAGGTCGAGGAAAAGGGCCGCGACCGCCCGCAGCTCTCGGACCTCCGTGAATCGGGCTCCATTGAACAGGACGCCGACATGGTGTGGTTCGTGGAACGTCCTTATGTGCGAACCCACAAGGACGAAGACTACAACAAGGCTGAGCTTATTGTGGCCAAGCACCGTAATGGTTCCGTCAAGGACATCCCGCTTTATTTTGAGCCGAACATCACGACCTTCTTCAACGCGATTAACGATGGCGGTGCCGGTGGCGAAGGCGACGAATACCAGTACGACGATGGCGGCGACATGGGCGCTACCGGATTTGGAGATTTTGGCTGA
- a CDS encoding ABC transporter permease — MAVILKPVFWLGRVIAEGISSIGEVVCILLNTFKQMPHVFKNPNLIVKEMISIGVSSLPLLFVTSIFTGMVATIMAEFEFHNLVSDKFVGTAACKMVLIELGPLLTAIVLAGRVGSAVAAELGSMKEKEELAAYTVLGLEPYRYLALPRFVAFITMIPCLTAISNALALIGGWIVCVLALDITTYTYYTGMQYLFESMDLWSGIIKSFVFGTLIFVLGYYHGINAKPGAHGVGIATMNVVVSSCLMILIADFGLDAIMFF; from the coding sequence ATGGCAGTGATTCTAAAACCTGTTTTTTGGCTTGGTCGCGTGATTGCCGAGGGCATCTCCAGTATCGGGGAAGTCGTCTGCATTTTGCTGAACACGTTCAAACAGATGCCGCACGTGTTCAAGAACCCGAACTTGATTGTGAAGGAGATGATCTCCATTGGCGTCTCTTCGCTCCCGCTGTTGTTCGTGACGTCCATCTTTACGGGGATGGTGGCGACCATCATGGCGGAGTTCGAGTTCCACAACTTAGTTTCAGATAAATTTGTTGGAACAGCAGCTTGCAAGATGGTGCTCATAGAATTGGGTCCTTTGCTTACGGCGATTGTGCTTGCCGGCCGAGTCGGCAGCGCCGTGGCGGCGGAGCTCGGATCCATGAAAGAAAAAGAGGAACTGGCCGCCTATACCGTATTAGGCTTGGAACCGTACCGTTACCTTGCGCTCCCGCGTTTTGTCGCCTTCATTACGATGATCCCGTGCCTCACGGCCATTTCGAATGCGTTGGCTCTAATTGGGGGCTGGATTGTTTGTGTGCTCGCCCTCGACATTACCACGTACACCTATTACACGGGCATGCAGTACCTTTTTGAATCCATGGACCTTTGGTCTGGGATTATCAAGTCGTTTGTCTTTGGAACTTTGATTTTTGTGCTCGGTTACTATCACGGCATCAACGCGAAGCCCGGTGCGCACGGCGTGGGAATTGCGACCATGAACGTGGTGGTCTCGAGCTGCCTCATGATTTTGATTGCCGATTTTGGCCTCGATGCAATAATGTTCTTCTAA
- a CDS encoding ABC transporter ATP-binding protein, translated as MPNVKIDPNDIAIRLKGLKKSFGPQTVLQDVNLDIRRGETMVIIGKSGGGKSVILKHMIGLLQPDGGEVSVDGVTISTPKFFDTHTIRRKMGMLFQMGALFDSMSTGENIAFALREHHPELSEKQIQDVVTEKLQMINLVPEFRTKMPSELSGGMRKRVALARAIALNPEILLYDEPTTGLDPITSDVINDLILDMQSKLGVTSVVVTHDMVSAFKVADRIAMLYNGRIIEVGTVDEIKNTKNPYVRQFITGQRKMTEPGQEE; from the coding sequence ATGCCAAACGTAAAGATTGACCCGAACGATATCGCCATCCGCCTCAAGGGGCTAAAAAAATCCTTTGGCCCGCAGACGGTTTTGCAAGACGTGAACCTCGACATCCGTCGCGGCGAGACGATGGTCATTATCGGCAAGTCCGGTGGCGGCAAGTCCGTGATTCTGAAGCACATGATTGGCCTTTTGCAGCCGGATGGTGGCGAGGTGTCTGTGGACGGCGTGACCATCAGTACGCCGAAGTTCTTTGATACGCATACCATTCGCCGCAAAATGGGCATGCTCTTCCAGATGGGCGCCCTCTTTGACTCCATGAGTACGGGCGAGAACATCGCCTTTGCCCTGCGCGAACACCACCCGGAACTCAGCGAAAAGCAGATTCAGGATGTGGTGACCGAAAAACTCCAGATGATCAACCTTGTGCCCGAGTTCCGCACCAAGATGCCGAGTGAACTCTCGGGCGGTATGCGCAAGCGTGTCGCCCTGGCTCGTGCCATCGCATTGAATCCCGAAATCCTTTTGTATGACGAACCCACGACGGGTCTGGATCCCATTACGAGCGATGTCATCAACGACCTCATTCTCGACATGCAGAGCAAGCTCGGTGTGACCTCGGTGGTGGTGACGCACGACATGGTCAGCGCCTTCAAGGTGGCAGACCGTATCGCCATGCTCTACAATGGCCGCATTATCGAGGTCGGGACGGTCGATGAGATCAAAAATACCAAGAATCCGTACGTGCGCCAGTTCATTACGGGCCAGCGCAAGATGACGGAACCTGGTCAGGAAGAATAA